A DNA window from Impatiens glandulifera chromosome 7, dImpGla2.1, whole genome shotgun sequence contains the following coding sequences:
- the LOC124945813 gene encoding LEAF RUST 10 DISEASE-RESISTANCE LOCUS RECEPTOR-LIKE PROTEIN KINASE-like 1.2 isoform X2 has translation MKLIPFLTLSFLIFYLLTLKVYCTKEDDPKFVDCAPLKCGDLNISFPFYIKDQQKPYCGFPGFDLICENKNTTPILQILDNTYHVQNIFYNNRSIRVANTAAFTAGGCLPEIKNLSLTEHKFELPRFVSKLLLFPNCSRQLPRNIERHKIGFCGGGNGLAMMEGHEDWNRAINACPREVVAPVELGEGDLVRNEAHYLLEVMKRGFTLDWIASNCAECSRSGGRCGFNSTDLIIRCFCRDRVHRVSCKPNPGRNNRIIIIGTVLSGSFVMVGIVILIFCQRKRLKLSSYLPFLRNSSSNPSSKRDLEGATEYFGASVFTYEELVEATKSFDPSKELGDGGFGTVYHGKLSDGREVAVKRLYEHNYKRVMQFMNEVQILTRLRHRNLVTLYGCTSRHSRELLLVYEYICNGTVADHLNGHLAEKHLLTWPVRMNIAIETAAALAYLHHSDIIHRDVKTTNILLDTNFSVKVADFGLSKSLPENATHVSTAPQGTPGYVDPEYYQCYQLTEKSDVYSFGVVLVELISSMPAVDIGRHRHEINLSNLAINKIQNCAFDDLIDSSLGYKCDVSVKRMTTSVAELAFRCLQNEKDFRPTMDEIVESLKEIRDYIDDDKTKQGLEEMKMPPPPSPEGDHINLIKSCYPGLPGMSPNTVTAKWVSGSSINSS, from the exons ATGAAGCTAATACCCTTTTTAACTCTTAGCTTCTTAATTTTCTATCTTTTAACCCTCAAAGTTTATTGCACCAAAGAAGACGATCCCAAGTTTGTTGATTGCGCCCCCTTAAAATGTGGAGATCTTAACATCAGCTTCCCTTTTTACATCAAAGATCAACAAAAACCCTACTGTGGATTTCCTGGGTTCGATCTAATCTGCGAAAACAAGAACACTACTCCAATCCTCCAAATCCTAGATAACACCTACCATGTTCAGAACATTTTCTACAACAACCGCTCCATCCGGGTGGCCAACACCGCCGCTTTCACCGCCGGCGGATGCTTGCCGGAGATAAAGAACTTGTCACTAACAGAGCATAAATTCGAGCTCCCTCGATTTGTTTCGAAGCTTCTATTATTTCCAAACTGTTCAAGGCAGTTGCCTAGGAATATTGAGCGGCACAAGATTGGATTTTGCGGAGGAGGGAATGGGTTGGCGATGATGGAAGGCCATGAGGATTGGAATAGGGCGATAAACGCGTGTCCAAGAGAGGTGGTGGCTCCGGTGGAATTGGGTGAAGGAGATCTGGTTAGGAATGAAGCTCATTATTTGTTGGAAGTGATGAAGAGGGGATTTACATTGGATTGGATTGCGAGTAATTGTGCAGAGTGTTCGAGAAGTGGAGGAAGATGCGGATTTAATTCAACTGATCTTATTATCCGGTGTTTCTGCCGTGATAGGGTTCATAGAGTCAGCTGCAAACCTAATCCTG GACGGAATAACCGAATTATAATTATCGGAACAG TTCTATCGGGGAGCTTTGTAATGGTTGGCATTGTGATTCTGATATTCTGTCAACGTAAAAGGTTGAAACTTTCATCGTATTTACCTTTTCTAAGGAACTCTTCATCTAATCCTTCTTCCAAGAGAGATCTTGAAGGGGCTACTGAGTATTTTGGAGCTTCTGTTTTCACTTATGAAGAACTTGTAGAAGCTACCAAGAGTTTTGATCCTTCTAAAGAATTGGGAGATGGAGGCTTTGGAACCGTTTATCATG GAAAACTAAGCGACGGAAGAGAAGTTGCGGTGAAGCGACTATACGAGCACAACTACAAAAGAGTAATGCAATTCATGAACGAAGTCCAAATCCTCACCCGTCTCCGCCACCGAAACCTAGTCACGCTCTACGGTTGCACGTCGAGGCATAGCCGAGAGTTACTCCTCGTTTACGAGTACATATGCAATGGAACCGTCGCTGATCACCTCAACGGACACCTAGCTGAAAAACACTTACTCACATGGCCTGTCCGAATGAACATAGCCATCGAAACCGCAGCCGCTTTGGCTTATCTTCACCATAGTGACATCATTCATCGCGACGTCAAAACAACCAATATCCTCCTCGACACCAATTTCTCAGTAAAGGTGGCGGATTTCGGTCTCTCAAAATCCCTACCCGAAAACGCCACCCATGTCTCAACCGCTCCTCAAGGGACTCCCGGTTATGTTGATCCCGAGTACTACCAATGTTACCAGCTGACTGAAAAGAGCGACGTTTACAGTTTTGGAGTCGTTCTTGTTGAGCTTATCTCGTCCATGCCTGCAGTTGACATAGGCAGGCATCGACACGAGATAAACTTATCGAATTTGGCGATAAACAAGATTCAAAATTGCGCGTTTGACGATTTGATCGATTCAAGTCTCGGGTACAAATGCGATGTTAGTGTCAAGAGAATGACTACTTCGGTGGCAGAGTTGGCTTTTCGGTGTTTACAAAATGAGAAGGATTTTAGGCCTACAATGGATGAAATAGTGGAGAGTTTGAAGGAAATTAGGGACTATATTGATGATGACAAAACCAAACAGGGACTAGAAGAGATGAAAATGCCTCCACCACCTTCGCCGGAGGGAGATCATATTAATCTGATTAAATCATGTTATCCGGGATTGCCGGGGATGTCTCCGAATACTGTGACCGCAAAATGGGTAAGTGGATCAAGTATCAATTCAAgctaa
- the LOC124945813 gene encoding LEAF RUST 10 DISEASE-RESISTANCE LOCUS RECEPTOR-LIKE PROTEIN KINASE-like 1.1 isoform X1 — MAIPIPIPLIPSVFSLFLLSCVLFEIIAGQPTINETTDKTCPNNISCGSHGILKFPLTNFTYPGCGLCSVDCSDGNHRPRIQVLPTLSLESEGDLNKGDFIAINDSNLTSLVTNQDCGFVDRFIGFRRPSELPSSNSRSGLIFSFFPNMTVFKCSKINGSQRVDRDNEYFVNYTFHDCENYLIYYNYGVSKVPDKWHPTCSSPIYVPVVSPSKGTNMSDLFSLLASRFTLEFHVSERCTNCFNSGGRNCLNGQGQCIISNDSKKGRNNRIIIIGTVLSGSFVMVGIVILIFCQRKRLKLSSYLPFLRNSSSNPSSKRDLEGATEYFGASVFTYEELVEATKSFDPSKELGDGGFGTVYHGKLSDGREVAVKRLYEHNYKRVMQFMNEVQILTRLRHRNLVTLYGCTSRHSRELLLVYEYICNGTVADHLNGHLAEKHLLTWPVRMNIAIETAAALAYLHHSDIIHRDVKTTNILLDTNFSVKVADFGLSKSLPENATHVSTAPQGTPGYVDPEYYQCYQLTEKSDVYSFGVVLVELISSMPAVDIGRHRHEINLSNLAINKIQNCAFDDLIDSSLGYKCDVSVKRMTTSVAELAFRCLQNEKDFRPTMDEIVESLKEIRDYIDDDKTKQGLEEMKMPPPPSPEGDHINLIKSCYPGLPGMSPNTVTAKWVSGSSINSS, encoded by the exons ATGGCTATTCCTATTCCTATTCCTCTTATTCCCTCTGTTTTCTCCCTGTTTCTTCTGTCCTGTGTTCTGTTTGAAATCATCGCCGGACAACCAACCATAAACGAAACAACAGACAAGACATGTCCAAATAATATAAGTTGCGGGAGCCATGGGATTCTCAAATTCCCTCTCACCAACTTCACCTATCCCGGATGCGGATTGTGCTCGGTCGATTGCTCAGATGGAAATCATCGACCAAGAATTCAAGTTCTGCCTACTTTATCTTTAGAATCTGAAGGGGATTTGAACAAGGGAGATTTCATCGCCATTAATGATTCAAATCTGACTTCTTTGGTGACAAATCAAGACTGTGGCTTTGTTGATAGATTTATTGGTTTTCGAAGACCATCAGAGCTACCCTCTTCTAATTCTAGATCAGGTTTGATCTTTTCATTCTTCCCCAACATGACCGTCTTTAAATGCTCTAAAATCAATGGTAGTCAAAGGGTTGATCGGGATAATGAGTATTTTGTCAATTATACTTTCCATGATTGCGAGAATTACTTGATCTATTACAACTATGGAGTTAGTAAGGTTCCAGATAAATGGCATCCCACTTGCAGTTCACCCATTTATGTGCCTGTTGTATCACCTTCGAAAGGGACAAACATGTCTGATCTCTTCTCCCTGTTGGCTTCTCGTTTCACTCTTGAATTTCATGTTTCCGAACGTTGTACAAACTGCTTCAATTCTGGAGGCCGCAATTGCCTCAATGGGCAAGGTCAATGCATTATTAGTAATGACTCAAAAAAAG GACGGAATAACCGAATTATAATTATCGGAACAG TTCTATCGGGGAGCTTTGTAATGGTTGGCATTGTGATTCTGATATTCTGTCAACGTAAAAGGTTGAAACTTTCATCGTATTTACCTTTTCTAAGGAACTCTTCATCTAATCCTTCTTCCAAGAGAGATCTTGAAGGGGCTACTGAGTATTTTGGAGCTTCTGTTTTCACTTATGAAGAACTTGTAGAAGCTACCAAGAGTTTTGATCCTTCTAAAGAATTGGGAGATGGAGGCTTTGGAACCGTTTATCATG GAAAACTAAGCGACGGAAGAGAAGTTGCGGTGAAGCGACTATACGAGCACAACTACAAAAGAGTAATGCAATTCATGAACGAAGTCCAAATCCTCACCCGTCTCCGCCACCGAAACCTAGTCACGCTCTACGGTTGCACGTCGAGGCATAGCCGAGAGTTACTCCTCGTTTACGAGTACATATGCAATGGAACCGTCGCTGATCACCTCAACGGACACCTAGCTGAAAAACACTTACTCACATGGCCTGTCCGAATGAACATAGCCATCGAAACCGCAGCCGCTTTGGCTTATCTTCACCATAGTGACATCATTCATCGCGACGTCAAAACAACCAATATCCTCCTCGACACCAATTTCTCAGTAAAGGTGGCGGATTTCGGTCTCTCAAAATCCCTACCCGAAAACGCCACCCATGTCTCAACCGCTCCTCAAGGGACTCCCGGTTATGTTGATCCCGAGTACTACCAATGTTACCAGCTGACTGAAAAGAGCGACGTTTACAGTTTTGGAGTCGTTCTTGTTGAGCTTATCTCGTCCATGCCTGCAGTTGACATAGGCAGGCATCGACACGAGATAAACTTATCGAATTTGGCGATAAACAAGATTCAAAATTGCGCGTTTGACGATTTGATCGATTCAAGTCTCGGGTACAAATGCGATGTTAGTGTCAAGAGAATGACTACTTCGGTGGCAGAGTTGGCTTTTCGGTGTTTACAAAATGAGAAGGATTTTAGGCCTACAATGGATGAAATAGTGGAGAGTTTGAAGGAAATTAGGGACTATATTGATGATGACAAAACCAAACAGGGACTAGAAGAGATGAAAATGCCTCCACCACCTTCGCCGGAGGGAGATCATATTAATCTGATTAAATCATGTTATCCGGGATTGCCGGGGATGTCTCCGAATACTGTGACCGCAAAATGGGTAAGTGGATCAAGTATCAATTCAAgctaa
- the LOC124910597 gene encoding nicotinamide adenine dinucleotide transporter 2, mitochondrial has translation MTFAGDHRNAKEVISDAGAGAAAGAIAATFVCPLDVIKTRLQVYGLPEGSSGAGGSVIVTSLKKIIKKDGVKGLYRGLSPTIAALLPNWAVFFTVYGHIKSVLHSPDDGNKELSFGKHILAASGAGVSTAIVTNPLWVVKTRLQTQGMRPGVVPYESIISALRRIYHEEGRRGLYSGLLPSLVGVSHVAIQFPAYESIKSYLARQENTTPDKLSPGKVAVASSIAKVVASVMTYPHEVIRSRLQEQGVATKDAQYTGVVDCIQKVFRKEGAPGFYRGCATNLLRTTPSAVITFTSYEMINRFLQKFIPHDEKNSNQEREESQLSSNRKPLVPLGSGDGLRTGR, from the exons ATGACTTTCGCCGGCGACCATCGCAATGCCAAGGAAGTAATTTCTGATGCCGGCGCTGGTGCTGCTGCAG GCGCTATAGCAGCCACTTTTGTGTGCCCTCTTGATGTGATCAAGACAAGATTGCAAGTCTATGGCTTGCCTGAAGGCTCTTCTGGTGCTGGAG GTAGTGTCATTGTCACCAgcctaaagaaaataataaagaagGATGGTGTAAAGGGTTTATATCGAGGTCTTTCTCCAACAATAGCAGCTCTACTTCCAAACTGGGCT GTGTTCTTCACTGTCTATGGGCATATAAAAAGTGTGCTCCATTCACCTG ACGATGGCAACAAAGAACTCTCATTTGGTAAACATATATTGGCGGCTTCAGGTGCTGGCGTTTCCACAGCAATTGTTACAAATCCACTGTGGGTAGTTAAGACCAGACTCCAA ACGCAGGGAATGAGACCTGGTGTAGTTCCCTATGAAAGCATCATTTCCGCATTGAGAAGGATTTACCATGAAGAAGGTCGGAGAGGATTGTATAG TGGTCTATTGCCTTCTTTAGTCGGAGTAAGTCATGTTGCAATCCAGTTTCCAGCTTACGAAAGTATCAAGTCGTACTTGGCTAGGCAAG AAAATACTACTCCAGATAAGTTGAGCCCCGGAAAAGTAGCAGTTGCCTCTTCCATAGCTAAAGTAGTAGCCTCAGTAATGACATACCCACACGAg GTTATCCGTTCTAGGTTGCAAGAGCAGGGTGTGGCTACTAAGGATGCACAGTACACAGGTGTGGTAGATTGCATTCAGAAAGTCTTCCGAAAAGAAGGGGCTCCTGGATTTTACCGAGGCTGTGCAACAAACTTATTACGAACAACACCTTCGGCTGTAATAACGTTTACTAGTTATGAAATGATCAACAGATTCTTGCAGAAATTTATACCACATGATGAGAAGAATTCTAACCAGGAAAGGGAGGAATCACAATTATCATCTAATAGAAAGCCATTAGTGCCATTAGGAAGCGGGGATGGGCTCAGAACAGGACGATga